The Risungbinella massiliensis sequence GTTTGCGGCTAATAAAAGCCACGAGCGTGCATAATTTAAGTTAGAAATTTAGCTTTGGGATTAGCCAATCACAAAAGGAAAGTGGATCGTTAATATTTAGGAGCTACTTCGGTCAGAAACGATTTCCCATCTCGTAAGAATCGTGGGTCATAAATCCCTATTTCGGACTCATTTTCAAATATTACAACAAATGGAGACCAAGTATAAAGTACCTCGGCTTTTGGATTTTTGCGGAATAAAGTAGCTAAGTCTACATTTTCTGCTGAAGTTACTTCCGCAATCTTTCTTGGAGCAGTGAAAAGAGAATCCTCCCAAATTTCTACTTTTGATCCATTTTTTCCGATTACTTGGAAAACGCCAGGGATGAATGATGCAGACAGTTCCGTCTCTTGAAAAGTCTTTTTGGCGTTTTGTTCAATCAGAAACCCTTGAACAGATTGAAGGCTAACATAACCAATCATCAGGCATCCAACGACCTGAAAAACAAAACGAGGTGTTCGCCATTTTTTCCAATGGGCAACCAAAACTCCAGTGATAAAGATGATCCAGATAACCACGTCTAAAATAGGCATATATCCTAATGTAATACGAACAGAAGAAAATGGTTCCAAATAGCCTGTTCCCCAAGCATTAAATAAATCGATCGTGTCATGAATAAAGACTGCTAAAAAAGATAACCAAAAGAATTTGACATCTTTTTCTTTAAAGAAAAGTCGAATGACTCCGTATAGGAAAATAGCCCATAATGGAACCAAAAAAACAGAATGGGTTATTCCGCGATGCCACATTTGTTCCATGATTTGTCCCTGCTCAGTAAGACCAGCCAACACATCTATATCGGGTATTTGACTTGCTCCAACTGCAGTTGTGAGCAGAGCGTATTTCCAGCGTTTTGATCGATCCGGTTCA is a genomic window containing:
- a CDS encoding metal-dependent hydrolase, producing MDTVTHGLIGYTLYQAFSEPDRSKRWKYALLTTAVGASQIPDIDVLAGLTEQGQIMEQMWHRGITHSVFLVPLWAIFLYGVIRLFFKEKDVKFFWLSFLAVFIHDTIDLFNAWGTGYLEPFSSVRITLGYMPILDVVIWIIFITGVLVAHWKKWRTPRFVFQVVGCLMIGYVSLQSVQGFLIEQNAKKTFQETELSASFIPGVFQVIGKNGSKVEIWEDSLFTAPRKIAEVTSAENVDLATLFRKNPKAEVLYTWSPFVVIFENESEIGIYDPRFLRDGKSFLTEVAPKY